A segment of the Leclercia adecarboxylata genome:
GATTTACTTCTTGGTGGCTTCAGCAGGCGCTTCTGACTTCGCGTCCGCCTTGGCATCCGCTTTTGGCGCTGGCTTGATATCCAGCAGCTCTACGTCAAATACCAGCGTGGAGTTAGCCGGGATACCCGGGACGCCAGTTTTGCCGTAGGCCAGATCCGGTGGGATGACCAGCTTGATTTTACCGCCTTTCTTGATGTTCTTCAGGCCTTCAGTCCAGCCAGGGATAACACCGTCCAGACGGAAGGAAAGCGGCTCACCACGAGTGTAAGAGTTATCGAACTCTTTACCGTCGGTCAGAGTACCTTTGTAGTTTACGACGACGGTATCGCTGTCTTTCGGTGCGTCGCCGGTACCTTCTTTCTCTACTTTATAGACCAGGCCAGTAGAAGAGGTTTTAGCGCCTTTCTCTTTAGCGAAAGCTTCACGGTAGGTTTTGCCTTTCGTTTCGTTTTCAGCCGCGTCTTTCTCCATCTTCTCCTGCGCTGCGCCTTTCACGCGCGCTTCGAAAGCCTGCAGAGTTTGCTCGATTTCCTGGTCTGACAGTTTGCTCTTATCAGCAAACGCATCCTGAACACCGGCGATCAGCTGAGTCTGATCCAGTTTAATGCCCAGTTTTTCTTGCTCTTTCAGAGAGTTTTCCATGTAACGGCCCAGAGATGCGCCCAGCGCATAGGCTGACTTCTGGTCGTCATTTTTGAACGCCGCAGAACTGTCAGCTGCCGCAGCAGGCTTCGCCGCGGTATCGGCAGCGAAAGTCAGCGGCGCATGCAGAGCGACAGCCATCGTGGTCGCCAGCAGCGTTACTTTAAACAGTGATTTCATCCATTTCTCCAGGGCCGGGGACTCTCACCCCGTATTAAGCGTAAATGA
Coding sequences within it:
- the fkpA gene encoding FKBP-type peptidyl-prolyl cis-trans isomerase; protein product: MKSLFKVTLLATTMAVALHAPLTFAADTAAKPAAAADSSAAFKNDDQKSAYALGASLGRYMENSLKEQEKLGIKLDQTQLIAGVQDAFADKSKLSDQEIEQTLQAFEARVKGAAQEKMEKDAAENETKGKTYREAFAKEKGAKTSSTGLVYKVEKEGTGDAPKDSDTVVVNYKGTLTDGKEFDNSYTRGEPLSFRLDGVIPGWTEGLKNIKKGGKIKLVIPPDLAYGKTGVPGIPANSTLVFDVELLDIKPAPKADAKADAKSEAPAEATKK